In Bos taurus isolate L1 Dominette 01449 registration number 42190680 breed Hereford chromosome 11, ARS-UCD2.0, whole genome shotgun sequence, one DNA window encodes the following:
- the TTF1 gene encoding transcription termination factor 1 isoform X2: MYRDDLGRFKEFKAQGVTIKFGKFSVKENQQLEKNVQEFLSLTGIENADKLLYTDRYPEEKSVITDLKRKYAFRVHIGKGIARPWKLVYYRAKKMFDVNNYKGRYSKGDTEKLKIYQSLHGNDWKKIGEMVSRSSLSVALKFSQINGQINHGAWSKTETQKLIKAVEEVILKKMSPQELNEMDSKLQLNPEGRLSIVREKLYKGISWVEVEARVETRNWMQCKSKWTEILTKRMTNGRDVYRGVNALQAKINLIERLYEINVQDVNEIDWEDLASIIGDVPPSYVQTKFYKLKATCVPFWQKKTFPEIIDYLYETSLPLLKEKLEKKMEKKGTEIQAPAAPKPVFLFRDIFYYDDDDSEGEDRDEKS; this comes from the exons ATGTACCGAGATGACCTGGGGCGGTTTAAAGAGTTCAAAGCCCAGG GTGTCACTATTAAATTTGGCAAGTTTTCCGTGAAGGAAAATCAGCAGTTGGAGAAGAATGTGCAAGAATTCCTGTCCCTGACGGGAATCGAGAACGCAGACAAGCTGCTGTACACAGACAGATACCCGGAGGAGAAGTCTGTGATCACCGACTTAAAGAGGAAATACGCGTTCCGAGTGCACATTG GTAAGGGCATTGCCCGGCCCTGGAAACTCGTATATTATCGAGCAAAGAAGATGTTCGATGTCAACAATTACAAAGGCAG GTACAGCAAAGGAGATACCGAGAAGTTGAAGATATACCAGTCCCTGCACGGGAACGACTGGAAGAAGATTGGCGAGATGGTGTCTCGAAGCAGCCTCTCTGTGGCCCTGAAGTTCTCCCAGATCAACGGTC AAATTAATCATGGTGCCTGGAGCAAGACGGAAACCCAGAAACTAATCAAGGCTGTTGAAGAAGTGATTCTGAAGAAAATGTCTCCCCAGGAGCTAAACGAGATGGATTCTAAACTGCAGCTGAACCCTGAAGGCCGCCTGTCGATTGTTCGGGAGAAGCTCTACAAAGGCATATCCTGGGTAGAAGTGGAGGCTAGAGTGGAAACCAGGAATTGGATGCAGTGTAAAAGTAAGTG GACGGAAATTCTAACCAAGAGGATGACGAATGGTCGGGACGTGTACCGAGGAGTGAACGCTCTGCAGGCCAAGATCAATCTGATTGAAAG gTTGTACGAAATAAATGTGCAAGATGTTAATGAAATAGACTGGGAAGATCTTGCTAGCATCATAGG GGATGTTCCCCCATCTTACGTCCAGACTAAATTTTATAAACTAAAAGCTACCTGCGTTCCCTTTTGGCAGAAGAAGACTTTCCCAG AGATCATAGACTACCTTTATGAGACTAGTCTCCCGCTGCTTAAAGAgaagttggaaaagaagatggagaaaaaagGGACTGAGATCCAGGCTCCAGCAGCCCCTAAGCCTGTCTTCCTGTTTCGAGACATCTTTTATTATGATGATGACGACAGTGAGGGAGAAGACAGAGATGAAAAAAGTTAA
- the LOC132346643 gene encoding histone H2B type 2-K1-like, whose protein sequence is MMDTRSSKLVCHNILRTRRMSAEHGQLQQSGGRRGRSPGDKKSRRRSRRKETYSMYIYKVLKQVHPDIGISSKAMSIMNSFVNDLFERLAGEAARLAQYSGRTTLTSREVQTAVRLLLPGELAKHAVSEGTKAVTKYTSSK, encoded by the coding sequence ATGATGGATACAAGGAGTTCTAAGTTAGTGTGTCATAACATTTTGAGGACCAGGAGGATGAGCGCTGAGCACGGACAGCTGCAGCAGTCTGGGGGCCGGCGCGGCCGGAGTCCTGGGGACAAGAAGTCCAGAAGGCGCAGCCGGCGCAAAGAAACCTACTCCATGTACATCTATAAGGTGCTGAAGCAGGTGCACCCCGACATCGGCATCTCCTCCAAGGCCATGAGCATCATGAACTCGTTCGTGAACGATCTGTTTGAGCGGCTGGCCGGTGAGGCCGCCCGGCTGGCCCAGTACTCAGGCCGAACCACACTGACGTCCCGGGAGGTCCAGACGGCCGTGCGTCTGCTGCtgcctggggagctggccaagcacgcTGTGTCCGAGGGCACCAAGGCCGTGACCAAGTACACGAGCTCCAAGTGA